The Carassius gibelio isolate Cgi1373 ecotype wild population from Czech Republic chromosome B22, carGib1.2-hapl.c, whole genome shotgun sequence genome window below encodes:
- the LOC127988197 gene encoding gastrula zinc finger protein XlCGF57.1 produces MSKLEKSFSCSPKRRAKESFPCPQCGKSFTTKKSLQPHMKIHTGETSHTCDQCGNSFARAHTLKLHLHSHSGERQFNSDQCSKKTGKRCLKAPTKKKLHVCSLCGKSFTRLDNLKFHWKRHNGVKDHVCLDCGRSFTRSDALKGHQRVHTGEKPYKCSHCDKRFSQTGTLKIHVRTHTGEKPYKCDQCG; encoded by the coding sequence ATGTCAAAACTGGAGAAATCTTTCAGTTGCTCACCGAAAAGAAGAGCCAAGGAATCATTCccctgccctcagtgtggaaagagtttcacaacCAAAAAAAGTCTTCAACCTCACAtgaaaatccacactggagagacaTCGCACacgtgtgatcagtgcgggaacaGTTTTGCACGAGCACACACTCTTAAATTACATCTTCATTCTCATTCTGGAGAAAGACAGTTTAACTCTGATCAATGCAGCAAAAAAACTGGGAAGAGGTGCCTGAAAGCTCCTACAAAGAAGAAGCTTCACGTGTGCTctctgtgtggaaagagtttcactcgGCTGGATAATCTAAAATTTCACTGGAAAAGACACAACGGTGTGAAGGATCACGTTTGCTTAGATTGTGGCAGGAGCTTTACTAGATCCGATGCATTGAAAGGGCACcagagagttcacactggagaaaaaccttacaagtgttcacactgtgacaagagattcagtcagactGGGACTCTGAAAATACACGTGAggacccacactggagagaagccttacaaaTGTGATCAATGCGGT
- the LOC127988198 gene encoding gastrula zinc finger protein XlCGF8.2DB translates to NGSLNDHQKIHTGEKPHMCEQCGKSFGQTKTLKLHLRSHSGEKPFNCDQCGKKFLRRQNLKRHLNVHTKQKTYICLCGKSFSRMDYLKLHQRSHSGVKDHMCFDCGNTYTTAAVLNRHQRIHTGEKPYSCSHCDKTFRHSGNLKNHERTHTGEKPHTCDQCGKSFALKGALKSHMKIHTGEKPHTCDQCGKSFRHTYTLKIHLRSHSGERPYNCDQCGKRFPRAEHLKVHLKVHTKEKPYTCSSCGKSFSQLGNLRIHQKRHSGVKDHMCFECGKTFTAAATLKKHQRFHTGEKTHEKVQSGEKPFTCDQCGNSFTQLGSLHRHTKNSCPKLKSFKHI, encoded by the coding sequence AATGGAAGCTTAAATGATCACCAgaaaatccacactggagagaaaccgcacATGTGTGaacagtgtgggaagagttttggCCAAACAAAGACCCTTAAATTACATCTGCGTTCCCATTCTGGAGAAAAACCATTTAACTGTGATCAGTGCGGCAAAAAATTTCTGAGGCGACAGAACCTGAAGAGGCACCTGAATGTTCATACAAAGCAGAAAACGTACATTtgtttgtgtggaaagagtttttcacgAATGGATTATTTAAAACTACACCAGAGAAGTCACAGCGGTGTAAAGGATCATATGTGCTTTGATTGTGGAAATACTTATACAACAGCAGCTGTATTGAATCGGCACCagagaatccacactggagaaaaaccttacagctgttcacactgtgacaaaacatTCAGACATTCTGGAAATCTGAAGAATCATGAGAggacccacactggagagaagccgcaCACGTGTGATCAGTGCGGCAAGAGTTTTGCACTAAAAGGAGCCCTTAAGTCACACAtgaaaatccacactggagagaaaccgcacacatgtgatcagtgcgggaagagtttcagacatacatacactcttaaaatacATCTGCGTTCTCACTCTGGAGAAAGGCCGTACAACTGTGATCAATGTGGTAAAAGATTTCCTAGGGCCGAACACCTGAAGGTCCACCTGAAAGTCCATACAAAGGAGAAGCCTTACACGTGTTCTtcatgtggaaagagttttagtcAGCTGGGTAATTTAAGAATTCACCAGAAAAGACACAGTGGCGTGAAGGATCACATGTGCTTTGAATGTGGGAAGACTTTTACCGCCGCTGCGACATTGAAAAAGCACCAGAGGTTTCATACTGGAGAAAAAACACATGAGAAGGTCCAAAGTGGAGAGAAGCCTtttacatgtgatcagtgtgggaacaGTTTCACTCAGTTAGGATCACTACACCGTCATACTAAAAACAGCTGTCCGAAATTAAAATCGTTCAAGCACATTTAA